A genome region from Thermoanaerobacterium xylanolyticum LX-11 includes the following:
- a CDS encoding IS701 family transposase, whose amino-acid sequence MSHNNRITENSSIIQYLMKLNFALYFTKPVIRHILEFIIAATQKGYSGTVTDIVNLSLANCHRTTFGKFLSQGVWNIEYAWRAIRREVIRIIFELSQTSNKPIFVIFDDTIAEKTKPSLQAKHTIQATGFHQSHLKGKQVWGHQLLTMMLSCGKVVLPYCIERYEKGGKSKIERICEMVSMLPIPKGPAYGLCDSWYINKKVIEAHFERGYHLIGALKTNRIIYPQGIRIQIKDFAQYIEKNEVHLVTVNGSNYWVYRYEGALNGIDNAVVLMCWPEKAFKNQNVLHAFICTDTELDTETILNYYSQRWPIEIFFRQTKNNLGLNTYQVRSTKSIDRLLWLISLTYLYCTTSGDEYYKFGQGIKIVRKEVQKQRVQWLYERANNKVPIDEILAELQLA is encoded by the coding sequence ATGTCTCATAATAATAGAATAACAGAAAATTCATCAATAATCCAGTACTTAATGAAATTAAATTTTGCATTATATTTTACTAAACCTGTTATTCGTCATATTTTAGAATTTATAATTGCTGCCACTCAAAAAGGTTATAGTGGTACTGTTACAGATATAGTTAATTTAAGCCTTGCTAATTGCCATAGAACCACGTTTGGCAAATTCTTAAGCCAAGGTGTTTGGAATATAGAGTATGCATGGAGAGCTATAAGGCGAGAAGTTATTCGCATTATATTTGAATTATCCCAAACTAGCAACAAGCCGATATTTGTGATTTTTGATGATACTATTGCTGAGAAGACAAAGCCTTCGTTACAGGCTAAACATACTATCCAGGCAACAGGATTCCATCAATCACATTTAAAAGGGAAGCAAGTTTGGGGACATCAACTTCTTACCATGATGCTATCCTGCGGCAAGGTAGTATTACCTTACTGCATTGAGCGCTATGAAAAAGGTGGCAAAAGCAAAATCGAAAGAATATGTGAAATGGTATCTATGCTTCCAATACCTAAAGGACCAGCATATGGACTATGTGATTCATGGTACATAAACAAAAAAGTAATAGAAGCACATTTCGAAAGAGGATACCATCTCATAGGAGCACTAAAAACTAACAGAATTATCTATCCACAAGGCATTAGAATTCAGATAAAAGACTTTGCCCAATATATCGAAAAGAACGAAGTTCACCTCGTTACAGTGAACGGTTCTAATTACTGGGTATATCGCTATGAAGGAGCCTTAAATGGGATAGATAATGCTGTAGTTCTAATGTGCTGGCCTGAGAAAGCTTTTAAAAATCAGAATGTTCTACATGCATTTATCTGTACTGATACTGAATTAGATACCGAGACTATTCTAAATTACTACAGTCAAAGATGGCCTATAGAAATATTCTTTAGGCAGACAAAGAATAATCTTGGACTAAATACATATCAAGTACGCTCAACAAAATCAATAGATAGATTATTATGGCTTATATCATTGACATACCTGTATTGTACGACTTCAGGTGACGAATATTATAAATTTGGGCAAGGAATAAAAATAGTACGCAAAGAAGTACAAAAGCAGCGTGTTCAATGGCTGTATGAGCGAGCTAATAATAAAGTACCTATTGATGAAATTTTAGCAGAACTACAGTTAGCATAG
- a CDS encoding GGDEF domain-containing response regulator, whose amino-acid sequence MSTKEVLLVEDSKLNAQITADILNKYGYKTEIVLTGEKAIERAIHSSKSPDLILMDIELSGTIDGIDAAKIIGQHKDIPIIFLTANVSKEITEKIKSVSAYGYILKGADEYILISQIEMAFNLYEAKIQIKNREELFHSMFENHDVAMLLIEPESGLIVDANKAACEFYGCSKETILQMNIESVAGIFTIDGCNKCSEVLKNNCNPCICLQKLVNGKERLVETYSTILDYQGKTLMHVIVFDITEEWKAKKDLEFYKKLFEDSLNEIYIFHPQSLKFIAVNHGARENLGYTEEEFKKMTPIDLSPEFTLQAFKEFLEPLSKGERKLIIFDTMNRRKDGSLYPAEIHLELIELGEEKVYVALAVDLTERRKIENDLKEKNEVLNTITFYAGDAIIMIDDNGKVTFWNPAAERILGYSRDEIIGKELHAIVIQDKQLYSAYREAFERFRLNGKGSIVGKTVEMKTRHKHGYEIDVEVSLSVVKINNSWHAIGIIRDISERKKFEELLYSQSVTDPLTNIYNRRFFMQILEQEAGRTKRSKKPFSLIMFDLDHFKNVNDRFGHAAGDTVLKGVADMVKGRIRKTDYFARWGGEEFIILLPETSLNNATNLAEEIRMQISTVKFGDVGNVTASFGVTEYRENDTIDTVLLRVDNMLYEAKNNGRNCVKSV is encoded by the coding sequence ATGAGCACTAAGGAGGTTCTATTAGTAGAGGACAGTAAACTCAATGCACAAATAACCGCAGATATTTTAAATAAATACGGATACAAAACAGAGATAGTATTAACAGGGGAAAAGGCCATTGAAAGAGCAATACATAGTTCTAAAAGTCCAGATTTAATTCTTATGGATATAGAACTTAGCGGAACAATTGATGGTATAGACGCAGCGAAAATAATTGGTCAACATAAAGACATTCCAATTATATTTTTGACTGCAAATGTCAGTAAAGAGATAACAGAAAAAATAAAATCAGTTTCAGCGTATGGTTATATTCTAAAAGGTGCAGATGAATATATACTCATTTCTCAAATTGAAATGGCTTTTAATCTGTATGAGGCAAAAATACAGATTAAAAATAGAGAAGAATTATTTCATAGCATGTTTGAAAATCATGATGTAGCAATGCTGCTTATTGAACCAGAATCAGGACTTATTGTTGATGCTAATAAAGCCGCTTGTGAATTTTATGGATGTTCTAAAGAAACCATATTACAGATGAACATAGAATCTGTTGCTGGTATTTTTACAATTGATGGTTGTAATAAGTGTTCCGAAGTATTAAAAAATAATTGCAATCCTTGCATTTGCCTTCAAAAATTAGTTAATGGGAAAGAAAGATTGGTAGAAACATATTCAACCATTTTAGATTATCAAGGAAAAACGTTGATGCACGTAATTGTTTTTGACATTACTGAAGAATGGAAAGCAAAAAAAGATCTTGAATTTTATAAAAAACTTTTTGAAGACTCACTTAATGAAATTTATATATTTCATCCACAGTCACTGAAATTCATCGCAGTAAACCATGGAGCAAGGGAGAATTTAGGATATACTGAAGAAGAATTCAAAAAAATGACACCTATTGATTTAAGCCCAGAATTTACATTACAAGCTTTTAAAGAATTTCTTGAGCCTCTTTCAAAGGGAGAACGAAAATTAATCATTTTTGATACAATGAATCGCAGGAAAGATGGCTCTTTATATCCAGCGGAAATTCACTTAGAACTTATAGAATTGGGGGAAGAAAAAGTATATGTAGCACTTGCTGTAGATTTGACAGAGCGCAGAAAGATAGAAAATGATCTAAAAGAAAAGAATGAAGTTTTAAATACTATAACATTTTATGCTGGAGATGCCATTATTATGATTGATGATAATGGCAAGGTAACTTTTTGGAATCCTGCGGCAGAAAGGATACTTGGCTACTCAAGAGATGAAATAATAGGAAAAGAACTACATGCGATTGTGATTCAAGATAAACAATTATATAGTGCATACAGAGAAGCATTTGAAAGATTTCGATTAAATGGTAAAGGAAGTATAGTAGGCAAAACAGTTGAAATGAAAACAAGACATAAACATGGATATGAAATTGATGTAGAAGTTTCACTTTCTGTTGTCAAAATTAATAATTCGTGGCATGCTATAGGAATAATTCGTGACATAAGTGAACGCAAAAAATTTGAAGAATTGCTTTACAGTCAATCAGTTACTGATCCACTTACAAATATCTATAATAGGCGTTTTTTCATGCAGATATTAGAGCAAGAAGCAGGGAGAACAAAAAGGAGTAAAAAGCCATTTTCGCTTATTATGTTTGACTTGGATCATTTCAAAAACGTGAATGACCGTTTTGGACATGCAGCAGGAGATACAGTTCTTAAAGGAGTTGCTGATATGGTAAAAGGAAGAATACGGAAGACGGATTATTTTGCTCGGTGGGGAGGAGAAGAATTTATAATTCTCCTGCCCGAAACTTCCTTGAATAATGCAACTAATCTGGCTGAAGAGATTAGAATGCAGATAAGTACAGTGAAATTTGGAGATGTAGGTAACGTGACGGCAAGTTTTGGAGTTACTGAATACAGAGAAAATGACACAATTGACACTGTTCTTTTGAGAGTAGATAATATGCTTTATGAAGCAAAAAATAATGGGAGAAATTGCGTAAAAAGCGTATAA
- a CDS encoding UPF0182 family membrane protein, whose translation MKRGNLAIIILLISIFLIAALFASLANLIVDIQWFNSLNYLGVFFKKFLTQLTIGVPSFVVIFILSYFYLNRMVKDYAKFAQDIEIKSVRKRFRGVVIGLSLFVSFLISLFIAANWWNDFLFYINSSNFGVKDPIFNKDISLYMFRLPFLLDVYDLLIIIIPILIVATIIVYGLMYLSDKTRFYEISDRGGFFRAIYNKEILMIAFRQIAVLGFVFFAVLSLGYYLKAYGILYSKSGVVFGAGYTDVHVRLLFYRILMLASIVSGILFMIGAFRQKLKYIIASPVIIIVIMILSTVSQTVVQSFIVAPNELDKEKTYLKYNIDFTQKAFDLNNVEEKNYDLSGNIDKKVLDENQDTINNIRINDYRPVSQIYNQLQSIRLYYKFNDIDIDRYMINGNYRQVFISAREMNLDNLASQAKNWINMHLKYTHGYGVVMSTVNDVTATGQPDMVIKNIPPVSSTNIKITRPEIYFGELTNTYAIVNTKTGEFDYPVGDTNKENFYSGKSGIPMTFLNKLLYTIYTGNIKILLSTDITHDSRMLLFRNIKDRVQRIAPFLIYDDDPYIVVDDGKLYWMIDAYMYSGNYPYSEPYGDTGINYIRNSVKVVVDAYTGDVKYYISDKNDPIIKVYSRIFPGLFKNIDEMPKGLKAHIRYPQYMFDIQANVYRNYHMSDPQVFYNKEDSWDIAKEKFTGKIEPEESQYVIMRLPGEKTAEYVLMIPYTPATKDNMVAWMAARMDGDNYGKLVVYKFPKSTVVYGPMQIENMIDQDPNISKEMSLWDQKGSSIIRGNLLTLPIDDSMLYVEPIYIQSSNENAIPEVKRVILAYKDKIVMEDTLANALNKIFNLQAPVQPQVPQVQTNETQQELIKKANDIYNNAMNASKNGDWTDFGKNLDELGSVLNDLNNSIKK comes from the coding sequence TTGAAAAGAGGGAATTTGGCGATAATCATTTTATTGATATCTATATTTTTAATTGCAGCTTTATTTGCAAGCCTTGCAAACCTTATTGTGGACATACAGTGGTTTAACAGTTTAAATTATTTAGGGGTATTTTTTAAAAAGTTTTTAACACAGCTTACTATAGGTGTGCCATCGTTTGTAGTAATCTTTATCCTTTCTTATTTCTACCTGAATAGAATGGTTAAAGACTATGCAAAGTTTGCTCAGGACATTGAAATCAAAAGTGTACGCAAGAGATTTAGAGGTGTAGTGATAGGCTTATCGTTATTTGTAAGCTTTTTGATTTCCTTATTTATCGCTGCAAATTGGTGGAACGACTTTTTGTTTTACATAAATTCTTCGAATTTCGGCGTGAAAGATCCGATTTTTAATAAAGACATAAGCCTTTACATGTTTAGATTGCCATTTCTTTTAGATGTATATGATTTGCTTATTATCATAATACCGATTCTCATAGTTGCCACTATAATCGTATATGGACTCATGTACCTATCCGATAAGACCAGGTTTTATGAGATATCAGACAGAGGAGGTTTTTTTAGAGCTATTTACAACAAAGAGATACTGATGATAGCTTTTAGGCAAATTGCCGTTTTGGGATTTGTATTTTTTGCCGTACTTTCATTGGGTTATTACTTAAAGGCGTATGGCATATTGTACTCTAAAAGCGGTGTCGTCTTTGGCGCAGGTTATACAGATGTTCATGTGAGGCTTTTATTTTACAGGATTTTAATGTTGGCATCAATAGTTTCCGGTATTTTGTTTATGATTGGTGCATTTAGGCAAAAACTTAAATATATAATAGCATCACCTGTAATAATTATCGTCATCATGATTTTATCGACTGTTTCTCAAACTGTAGTTCAAAGTTTCATCGTTGCTCCAAACGAGCTTGACAAGGAAAAAACTTATTTGAAGTACAATATTGACTTTACTCAGAAAGCATTTGACTTAAATAATGTTGAAGAGAAAAATTATGATTTAAGCGGCAATATAGACAAAAAGGTATTAGATGAAAACCAAGACACCATAAACAATATCAGGATAAACGATTATAGGCCTGTAAGCCAGATATACAACCAGCTTCAAAGCATAAGGCTTTACTATAAGTTCAATGATATAGATATCGACAGATATATGATAAATGGAAACTACAGGCAAGTTTTTATATCTGCAAGGGAGATGAATCTTGACAATCTGGCAAGCCAAGCGAAAAATTGGATCAACATGCACCTTAAATACACACATGGGTATGGCGTCGTAATGTCAACCGTAAATGATGTAACGGCTACAGGGCAGCCAGACATGGTGATAAAAAATATTCCGCCAGTGAGTAGCACAAATATAAAGATAACGAGGCCAGAGATATACTTTGGAGAGCTTACAAACACGTACGCAATAGTAAATACAAAGACAGGTGAATTTGATTACCCTGTAGGTGACACAAACAAAGAAAATTTTTATAGTGGCAAATCAGGCATACCAATGACGTTTTTAAACAAGCTTTTGTACACAATTTATACTGGCAATATAAAAATACTTTTATCCACTGACATTACGCATGATAGCAGGATGCTTCTTTTTAGAAACATAAAGGATAGAGTTCAAAGGATAGCTCCGTTTTTGATATACGATGATGATCCATACATAGTAGTAGATGATGGCAAACTGTATTGGATGATTGATGCATATATGTATTCGGGAAATTATCCGTATTCAGAGCCTTATGGGGATACAGGCATAAATTACATAAGAAATTCTGTCAAAGTTGTCGTTGATGCTTATACGGGCGATGTAAAATACTATATATCTGACAAAAATGATCCTATAATAAAGGTGTACAGCAGGATATTTCCCGGGCTATTCAAAAACATAGACGAGATGCCTAAAGGCTTAAAAGCTCATATAAGGTATCCTCAGTATATGTTTGATATACAAGCAAATGTTTATAGAAATTACCACATGTCGGATCCGCAGGTTTTTTACAACAAAGAAGATTCTTGGGACATAGCAAAGGAGAAATTTACAGGTAAGATAGAACCGGAAGAGTCACAGTATGTCATAATGAGGCTTCCAGGAGAAAAAACTGCTGAGTATGTTTTGATGATTCCGTATACGCCAGCCACAAAAGACAACATGGTGGCTTGGATGGCAGCAAGGATGGACGGTGATAACTATGGGAAACTGGTAGTCTATAAGTTTCCAAAAAGCACTGTCGTGTATGGGCCTATGCAGATTGAGAATATGATCGATCAAGATCCAAATATTTCAAAAGAGATGAGCTTGTGGGATCAAAAAGGTTCAAGCATCATAAGAGGCAATTTGCTGACGCTGCCGATTGATGATTCTATGCTATACGTTGAGCCTATCTATATACAGTCATCGAATGAAAATGCAATACCTGAAGTAAAGAGGGTTATACTGGCGTACAAAGATAAAATCGTAATGGAGGATACGCTTGCAAATGCATTAAACAAGATATTTAATTTGCAAGCTCCGGTACAGCCACAGGTTCCACAAGTGCAGACGAATGAAACCCAGCAAGAGCTTATAAAGAAGGCAAATGACATATATAATAATGCAATGAATGCTTCAAAAAATGGCGATTGGACAGATTTCGGTAAAAATCTCGATGAGCTTGGAAGCGTGCTTAATGATTTAAACAATAGCATAAAAAAGTGA
- a CDS encoding tyrosine-type recombinase/integrase, which yields MIVEPIRNKAKIKQMYYYLSGKDSKYGLLFKFGLNTGLRISDILPIKVKDIYTNNGNFRDYLILKERKTGKEKKIKINEALKKEIEKYMKLKNLTQEDYFFPSKKGGHIGRIQSYRILREAAEAVGIENFGTHSLRKTWGYWTYKMSRYNIGLIMETFNHSSPRITLRYIGINQDQKDELYSLVQF from the coding sequence TTGATAGTAGAACCAATTCGAAATAAAGCAAAAATTAAGCAAATGTATTACTATTTAAGCGGTAAAGATTCAAAATATGGCTTACTGTTTAAATTTGGATTAAATACAGGTCTAAGAATTAGCGATATCTTACCAATTAAAGTCAAAGATATTTATACAAACAATGGTAATTTTCGAGACTATCTTATTTTAAAGGAAAGAAAAACTGGTAAAGAAAAAAAAATCAAAATTAATGAAGCTCTTAAGAAAGAAATAGAAAAATATATGAAGTTGAAAAATTTAACGCAAGAAGATTATTTTTTCCCAAGCAAAAAAGGAGGGCATATAGGAAGGATTCAGAGCTACAGAATATTGCGTGAAGCTGCTGAAGCTGTTGGTATTGAAAACTTTGGTACACATAGTTTGCGCAAGACTTGGGGATATTGGACATATAAAATGTCACGGTATAATATCGGACTTATCATGGAAACCTTCAATCACAGTTCACCACGAATAACTTTACGTTATATTGGTATAAATCAAGATCAAAAGGATGAATTGTATTCTCTAGTTCAATTTTAA
- a CDS encoding methyl-accepting chemotaxis protein: MKENYYKTLAPLNKESVSKENIEIIDDVTNKKRFEMERKKARTFAKKQQIAERIATATEELSSGSEEASGAVEELRSSMEQIASGAEEASKAAQESLAAIEQLNKGAERSSENAQKVLDKAKSIQILVKNAANDIEKLIEGVNIASARNEESAKLVAQLEKQAENIEDIVKTVGKIADQTNLLALNAAIEAARAGDHGRGFAVVAEEVRVLAETSEKAANDIAKVVNEIQEEVKVVVDAINGVTNKAFSQVEMGKTISENLGSIHKSMDEVVRGMSIINDLSRQSLQAVQEFQKGAEIIASSAEEQASATEESLQAIEQQTKALDDVSQGAAELAEMADDLRTSTDTQKSAESFAAAAEELSAAIEELSKSADQIMVALSQISKGAEQQASAAEESSSAVAQIEKGMNKISEESQAALNKVMELLKLLETNKNNVRTLINSIEEIFNENKVNVEKIKILENMAKQINKVVDTIATVGIQTNMLAVSGAIEAARVGEYGKGFAVVSSDIRNLAQNSTDNAEQIKELVRSIQEQIQIVLKDAEAVVSSTVEEVEKTKNTTKDLEQIEIDMNEMIKASEEISKESNQNILAIGQIREGVDQIASAAEESSKSTQEAAAAGKQQAAGVKELADAVEEIAALADEMQQI; this comes from the coding sequence ATGAAGGAAAATTATTATAAAACGCTTGCTCCATTAAATAAAGAAAGCGTAAGCAAAGAAAATATTGAAATAATTGATGATGTGACAAATAAAAAACGATTTGAGATGGAAAGAAAAAAAGCACGTACATTTGCTAAAAAACAACAAATTGCGGAAAGAATTGCTACAGCAACTGAAGAACTTTCATCTGGAAGTGAAGAAGCTTCGGGAGCTGTTGAAGAACTAAGGTCTTCAATGGAACAAATCGCTAGTGGTGCAGAAGAAGCAAGCAAAGCTGCGCAAGAGTCGCTTGCTGCGATTGAACAGCTTAATAAAGGAGCAGAACGTTCATCTGAAAATGCACAGAAGGTATTGGATAAAGCTAAATCTATACAAATACTTGTAAAAAATGCTGCTAATGATATAGAAAAACTTATAGAAGGTGTAAATATAGCATCGGCTCGAAATGAAGAATCAGCAAAACTAGTAGCACAATTAGAAAAACAAGCTGAGAATATAGAAGATATAGTAAAGACTGTTGGAAAAATAGCTGATCAAACTAATTTACTTGCGTTAAATGCCGCTATAGAAGCTGCAAGAGCTGGAGATCACGGCAGAGGATTTGCTGTAGTTGCGGAAGAAGTAAGGGTGCTGGCTGAAACATCTGAAAAAGCTGCTAATGATATTGCAAAAGTAGTAAATGAAATTCAGGAAGAAGTAAAAGTAGTCGTAGATGCAATTAATGGAGTTACTAATAAGGCATTTTCACAAGTTGAAATGGGGAAAACCATAAGTGAAAATCTTGGATCTATTCATAAATCAATGGATGAAGTAGTAAGAGGAATGTCTATTATAAATGACTTAAGTCGTCAATCTTTACAAGCTGTACAAGAATTTCAAAAGGGAGCAGAAATAATAGCAAGCAGTGCTGAAGAGCAGGCAAGTGCAACAGAAGAGTCACTTCAAGCGATTGAACAACAAACAAAAGCTCTTGATGATGTAAGCCAAGGTGCTGCTGAATTAGCTGAAATGGCAGATGATTTGAGAACATCTACAGATACTCAAAAATCGGCTGAAAGCTTTGCAGCTGCAGCGGAAGAATTATCTGCTGCAATAGAAGAATTAAGCAAATCTGCTGATCAAATAATGGTTGCACTCTCGCAAATTTCTAAGGGAGCAGAACAGCAAGCAAGCGCAGCAGAGGAATCATCAAGTGCAGTTGCTCAAATTGAAAAGGGAATGAACAAAATTAGTGAAGAATCACAGGCAGCTTTAAATAAAGTAATGGAACTTTTAAAATTGCTTGAAACTAATAAAAATAATGTTAGAACGCTTATTAATAGTATTGAAGAAATATTTAATGAAAATAAAGTAAATGTAGAAAAGATAAAAATATTGGAAAATATGGCTAAACAAATTAACAAAGTTGTTGATACAATTGCTACAGTTGGCATTCAGACAAATATGCTTGCAGTAAGTGGTGCTATTGAAGCGGCGAGAGTAGGAGAATATGGCAAAGGTTTTGCAGTAGTTTCATCAGATATAAGGAATTTAGCACAAAATAGTACTGATAATGCAGAACAAATTAAAGAATTGGTTAGATCTATTCAAGAACAAATACAGATAGTACTCAAAGATGCAGAAGCAGTAGTAAGTTCTACTGTAGAAGAAGTAGAAAAAACTAAAAATACTACAAAAGATTTGGAACAGATAGAAATAGATATGAACGAAATGATTAAAGCGAGTGAAGAAATATCAAAAGAATCAAATCAGAATATATTAGCAATAGGACAAATAAGAGAAGGTGTAGATCAGATTGCTTCCGCTGCTGAAGAATCTTCAAAGAGTACTCAAGAAGCAGCAGCAGCTGGCAAACAACAAGCGGCAGGTGTAAAGGAATTAGCAGATGCTGTTGAAGAAATTGCGGCATTAGCAGATGAAATGCAACAAATTTAA
- a CDS encoding LCP family protein has protein sequence MKRALKISLLVILGIALSIGTSAFMFYRNLNVVNTEENPVTTNNQVKTSKQNSSSQNKKNILFVGDADGLSDTIFVASFDANKKEIDMLSIPRDTYYPRPGYNAPTEKKINAAYSEQKIDGLKDAVENLLGIKIDNYVILTYDGFKDIINTIGGVEVNIPFDMKYDDNVANPPLHINLKKGLQVLDGEQSLQFVRYRHGYTDGDIGRINAQQEFLKSFIKKVTSPTIITKIPSLAITLSKNLKTDLTAKDITTYALDFVKNKPQNINTSILPGEGGYMDAYSYYFVDQQKAMEVASEMFGDGLSSDSVSTVSQITYSPINNTISVAVYNGTKVEGLAAKYADELKNLGFNVVKIANADAKNYDESCVYTNTNIDKASKVASALSIKNVLKGENSNSADVTVIIGNDKK, from the coding sequence ATGAAAAGGGCTTTGAAAATCTCCCTCCTTGTCATTTTAGGAATCGCTTTATCTATTGGCACAAGCGCATTTATGTTTTATAGAAATTTAAACGTTGTAAACACTGAAGAAAATCCTGTCACAACCAATAATCAAGTTAAAACATCTAAGCAAAATAGCAGTAGTCAAAACAAAAAAAATATACTGTTTGTCGGTGATGCCGATGGTCTCTCTGACACTATATTCGTAGCAAGCTTTGATGCAAATAAAAAAGAAATCGATATGTTATCGATTCCACGCGATACATATTATCCAAGGCCAGGCTACAATGCACCAACTGAGAAAAAAATCAATGCGGCTTATTCTGAGCAGAAAATAGATGGTTTAAAAGATGCAGTAGAAAATCTATTGGGAATAAAAATAGACAACTACGTGATTTTAACATACGACGGCTTTAAAGATATCATTAATACCATAGGGGGAGTTGAGGTAAACATACCGTTTGACATGAAATACGACGACAACGTAGCAAATCCTCCACTTCACATAAACCTAAAAAAGGGACTTCAAGTGTTAGATGGTGAACAATCTCTGCAATTTGTTCGTTATAGACATGGCTATACAGATGGCGATATAGGAAGAATAAATGCCCAGCAAGAATTTTTGAAGTCATTCATAAAGAAAGTCACATCACCTACCATAATAACGAAAATTCCATCTCTGGCCATAACACTAAGCAAAAACTTAAAAACAGATTTGACGGCAAAAGATATCACAACGTACGCATTGGACTTCGTCAAGAATAAGCCTCAAAACATAAATACTTCTATACTGCCAGGAGAAGGCGGATACATGGATGCTTACAGCTATTATTTTGTAGATCAGCAAAAAGCCATGGAAGTGGCATCAGAAATGTTTGGAGACGGTCTAAGCAGTGATTCAGTAAGCACAGTGTCGCAAATAACGTATTCACCTATAAATAATACCATTTCTGTTGCAGTCTACAATGGGACAAAAGTGGAAGGACTGGCTGCAAAGTACGCTGATGAACTTAAAAATCTTGGCTTTAACGTAGTAAAAATCGCCAATGCTGATGCGAAAAATTACGATGAATCTTGCGTTTATACAAATACCAACATTGATAAGGCCAGCAAAGTCGCCAGTGCTCTGTCAATAAAAAACGTATTAAAAGGTGAAAACTCAAACAGTGCAGATGTCACCGTAATAATAGGCAATGATAAAAAATGA